The DNA region CATAAGCCAACTGTATATTTGAGTGAGTTTTAATTAGAGCTTACTTCCATTACTTTAGAAGTGAACTCTAGAACCCATTTAGCGTCATTCCCTCCATATAAGAAAATATGATTTTCCTGAATAATCTGGTGAAAGATAATAAGTGttacaaacaataataatatattaaataatattttattagcaTATCTGCATATGGAATGTTAcagaattgaaaataaattttgtgcatttaattccataaaaaaatttattgtagTTAGTTTTTGTGATCCCTACTCCTTCAAACAATATACGATTTTATAGTTGTAATTAGTAATAAGAGGTTGAAAATGGACTTACCCAAGACTTTATGATATCATCAATATTCCCCAGCAAAAGGCCAAGACTCCAAGCTTTTTCTTTTTGCCATAGAGTAATTTCTCTTTCACTTGTGTACATACTTGAAGTAGATTTCTGAATAAGAATGAAAGCACAATACGTAAGTAATGCTACAAAATGACATAATTTAGATAaagggaaaaataaaaagaaacttaaatgtaactttttttggGGTGATAAAATGGCAAATCATTTATTCACGGTATTTTTATGCTTTTCAAATTGCATAGTTAGAAAGTATATATTAGTAACACTGTAACCGCATATTTGATTCGCGGAATAGGCCtggaatggcatagcattctCGGGAATAGGcttattcctttgtttggtaatgttttttattcctaagaacattgttcctggaaatgagctattacccttgcaagggtaatagttATTACGAGACAAATTCTTGAGTTCTTAGGAATAggcaaattttcttatttactattttacccttaattaaacttaaaatatatttagatcACAACACtctgaataaaatttatttatttttataaaaatattattttcgatggtaaaatgataaattttttcTAATAGTGAACAATACTGAGCCAAATATGACACAACATTGTTCATCTACACTATTTAAATGTAGTGAAAGAGAGTAAAAGAAAAGCATACCAACTTTTGTATTTTATTCAGAATGTCCCGCGACCAAGCATTTATCTTGTCATTAACTTCGCAGGCCAAATGACTTATCAGTCATCAATATCAGTCATCAAACTATCATCAATACCTTGAGTCCTTTCTTTCATCTCTTTTTCGATAAATGGGATTATATTGTCTCGTTGCTGGATTCTCATTGATTGACCTTCAATATTACGAGGATCCCATATTAGCATCATGTGCATTGCATTTGAATGAATGATCTTTCCTTGTTTGTCCAGTGAAATGATGACGGGCTCCTTTCCAATGTGAAAGGTAGAAGAGAAATTTTGGTCGACGAATCTAATGAATCTTTGTGCAATCTGTTTCCTTGGATCATCCATTGACAAAAATCGCATCTTAACTACCAAATTTTCAAACTGTTCATTTGTCCATGCCTCATGATCATCCACAATTGGAATCCAAAGCATTTCTAAACTTGCTGCCGAGTAAAAGGAATTAAGAACCCAAATTCTTTCTTCAGAGATGTCATGACCTGATGTTATTAGTATGAGCAGCATTCTTCTGAGCttgaaaaattttaactttGTTTTCTCCCGCCGCTAatgtacaaaatattaaaacaaagaTACAAAATGTGAGAAGCATACAAAATCTTGAGTGTCAAACATATCTACTTTGAGGAATTGAAATGCATATAAAATCTCGAGTGTCAAACATGTCTACTTAGTAGAGTTACAAAAATGCTCCCTATGCGCTGATTAATTGGCGCCTAAGAGCTTGGTGTTAGGCGTCAGTCGACCACCTAGCATATCATCATAATTGGTGGTCTAGGTGACTGACCGGCTAAGCGGCCGACTAGGCTGCCTAAGCGTGGCCTAGGATTCCTAGGCATCAACTAGGTGGCCTAATCGACCAATTAGCTATTGTtatcttcttcctttttttcttttttcttttttttactgtaaaaaaattatgtatgttATAATGTCATTGTTAAAAATTAAGCCAATTTACCTATGGGAAATCAAATATTTCAGCAAGCCATCAGAATATACAAAATATGTGTTTTCCatatttgaaatgaaaaaagTAATAGGAGTATTTATAGATTTAATTTATAATCCATAAACTactattctttcttttttaatgttagaatgttatttaaaattattacaccctaaaatcaatatataatgtcaTATTTAATGTTAGaatgttatttaaaattattacaccctaaaatcaatatataatgtcaTAGCCTAGGCTCAACCTTTAAAGTTACAAAGATGTTGGTCAAAGCATGTAGTCTTACCTCGCCCCTCCTAATATATACAtccttattatcatcattaacgTTCAATATTAACTTTAAAACTTCCACATTAGTAGAAGAGTTGTTAAGCAAAGCATGTTGTAATGCTTTATATGATTCCTCTTCCCTTTTCTCTtctgtgcaaaaaaaaaaaacaaaacaaaacaaaacaaaacaaaaatatttaaaataaaataaaaaagattttacacttcatatatatatatatatatcgtagAAATAATTATGTCTGCTATGAAACCAACCTAGTGCAGGGCAACATGTGGCGAGTATGCCTTTGATTTTGGTAGTAATAACATCTTGTTCATTTTgaaacctgaaaaattaataatcacgccaaaatatgacattttaactccaatttaattatatttcggTGTTATTTTAAGAtgaatacggagtataatatactaaatatgtatttttttctaataatttaattttattgtttgagcAAATATGCATGTATATTCAACACTAATATCAATATGTTAGAATTTAGATCTTACTTGACACCCGCGGTAAGAAGACCAGGACAATAAGTAGCATTAGTAACAACACTCCTACCAATCCAATAGCTAGCAATTGGCATGGCTGAAATGACTGGTTGTGGCAAAGAGTAAGATGCTGATTGTTTGAGCTCAACAATGCATCTAGTGAGGTCTAAGGCATGCTTGATCGAATCATTAAATGGATTTTGCTTATAAGAGGTTGCTGTTGGATTGGTGGCTTGTGTGACGAATGTCAACTGCTTTGTCAACCCTTTCTTATAGCCTAATCGAGAAATAATGTTGAGTTTACCATAGCTAATGGAGAAAGCTATAAGCATAAGCACCAACTTTGCCTCCCATGGATACGATGACAGTTTGCTCAATAAACATATTGTGATAAGGTGTCCATCTATATTGCTTAACCACTCGGACGctatctaaaaaataaaataattcaaaataaaaggaaatattaaagacatttaaaaaaaaatcatgttggATTCCgcaattcaattcatattcaATGATATAACCATAAAATAAGTTAGGTCGGATTGAAAATCACACTAAAAAGTTATGAATTACTTTGGATTCAAAAGTAtactttcttttaaaatatttttcataactaAATCACATAACATATTTAGCATTTGACTGTATATTTATGATGATGAGTAAGTGAGCATGACACTAATTACAAAAAATACAGATAAGTCATAACTCACAAAAGGTTATCAATAAGTACAATgtcaattaaatattttctttggaTTCAACCTATAACAAaagaaactttaattttatcttcaaaaaaaaaaaactttttgggTAGTGGAGTTAATTGACTTCACTACCCTATGTGACTTAATTTTCCACTATTCATATGTCAATTAAGAATCATACCTCCAAGTCAATGCAGTAAGTTTTTATTCTCAAAGAGTCATACCTCCAAGCAAAGTTGTCGTAATTTTAAAAGGAACATTCTTATAATTGAGACCAAGCTCCTTTAATTTCCCTTCCATGGCTTCTCTATCCGTGGCCTAAACTCATAAAATCCAAGTGTTGTAATCATATCTTACTCACATATAGTAGTCTACAAATGTTGATATATAGCGATAAAGAAATTGACTTAACCGTTTCAAAATCGAGAATAGTCTCTGCTACACTGAGAGCAACATTGATGTCAAAATCTGTACCATCTGGATTGTGAGATGCAGAAACAAGCTCTATGATAGCATTGTCGTCAATATGCAACTTCTCCATCTTCAATTCTAATTAATGAGAAAAGAGCTAAGCCAAATGTAATTCAAGAATGACAAAAGGATCTATGATAATATTGTTTATACCTTTTCCCGGtgtgttattatatatatagtatagaaggGCCTCCCAAGTGGGTGCCATTTGACAACAAATCAACTCCCTTCCATGTGAGAATGTAAAGTGAGTGCAACTTGACCACAAgatttttggcaaattatttaattcttgtatAAATTAAGAATTGAACTCTTAACCTCTAAGTTAAGAACTAACATCATTTCCAACTAAACACATTACACTTTTTTCATGCGAGAACAAAGATAATCTTCACCAAAGAGATATAACTTTTAGCGTAGTGGTAAACTATTgatctaacaagtggtatcagagtcaGGTCACAGTTCGAGTGCAATTAAGGGTGCTAgaggattgttgggcagaggtcgTTGAAAAGTCtcaagtccagcaccaggtAGCTAGGGAATAGTTGGGTGGAGGCCTAAAGTATTAAGTCCAGCACCAtgtctctcgaaaatgtggtggtaaaggaaataaagttgcatctTTGCTATTACCTATTGCTTTAAACGTAGTGATAAGCGTTTGATCTTAAAAAATGGTATTGAAGCTAGATCAAGAGCTCCACaccaaatacataatattttaattgcgGATATACATAATTTGAAGCGCTTCATCTgacaaaaatgtttaattattaaattacgtACTCACCGCCTAAATTTGATAGAAATTGCTTCCTATTTATTCAAagaataatactccgtataaattaaaaagaataaaagtggAAAGCATATATAGAATGTACTGCCTgttatcttttcttttcttttgtctcCCATACATAAACATATTTCATATATTCTCTTTACAAAAGTCAGacattatatcaaattttattctAAGATCAAACATAACTTAAGTGGAAGACGCAATATGAAGAAGTGTATATAGGTGCATTAAAGGAGAACTTTTTGCAAATGATCTGATTCTTAACTTTACTTGTTCAAGGTGAGTTATAGTAGATTAAAGTGTTACTAATAGCACGTTGGATTCTAACTAAGTTTGTTGGACAATTAGATTGATAATTACAAGGTACCAAGTTTAACTTTTCGTGGAAACTGTCTATTAGTCTTTTTTGTTTAAGTTAGTTAGGGAAAAATTAGattgatttatctctttgtactgtgtttttttttttttttgtcggtTAGGGTTACGAAACACCTTttattcataatgtacatttaaataatggttgcagacttttttcataaatcaaagtgTTATggtaacaaataaattaaagaagctTTATCTAATTCACTTTCTTCTTCTCACAAGATGTAGAGTGTATCCTCATAAAATATTTCAGTTGCATTACTCGGAGAAGTCTTGCAAATCTTTCTTTTATCTTTTCCTTTACTAGTTCTTGGAGTGCTTTACAAGCAGGGATGGAAACGCGCttctattttctttaaatttcgTTGATTATTCCAAAATTTTACCTAACAAATATAATGTGCATATTAGATATTTCTTGGGCAAAACATCAATAGAGAAAGCATAAAAGGATTGAAATAGTTCTTTTCGCACATACATAAATCtttgtatatttaataataaaattgtgaccaatttttttttttttttgggcgaaCTGTAAATGGACTCGTTTTCTAGAAACAataacaagaaaacaaaataaatgctACAGGCTAGTTAAAGGGTTTGGAACAGATGCGAATATTATAGTCTCTTTGCTAACTGTACGTGGTTAAGAAGATAATTGGATAAGTATACTGGTATCCAACGTGAAATATTACCAAACAATTACCATAATGATTATCGAACATCGCCAATAATGGTCAAGAGTTGGGAGTTAATCCAAGCATTTAGTATAAGATCAGAGTCGTTGCACTTAATGTGGGAGCCGTTGTATCCAAAGTTAATTCAAGCAATTACGTACTACTAGTTGTTAGGAAAAAGTgcattatttaaattttgagtCAAAGTGTAATCTAAGACGTAGTATTAGGCCTCTCAAAACACTATAATTTTTCGTACTccttccgtcccattttatgtgtctggttcggttaacgagacttgactgaagtttttaattcattttttataatattaagtttaatattagagttaattccaccaaagatcccttgtctttggtgggAATTCCAATTTTAGTGCCAAactatcgtttttgccatttaacatcccagactattatttttttggacacttttagtccttttcatgatttttcctatttttagtaagggcaattttgtctcttcatattcttttttatttaaacgGGTTTCACCGGTTTAATTAGGTTAGGTGAAGCAGATCGGTTCTTctaattataatattcaatCCGCAAATCCCTAGCATACGCAACTTCATCTGCTTCAGTTCAAGGCTTTATCATCCTCCTTCACCCGGCAAGGAACGAGACCGTACAACGCTACTATAGAGGATAGTAAAGGGAAAATTTGTTGCCCTAAACCTGTAGTTCCAAATCTTTAAATCCCTAAAGGAGTTTGCAATCGATAAAAGGAATTATTTGTCTCCCCAAATCTCTCGTTGGAAGAAACTAATGGATAGTGAAGGACATGGTGGAGAGTTCAATAGTGGTATGTACAAATTCTATGGTGGATGGGGGATTCTATAGTATGTTATTATTCTGTGGTGTGCATCTTAATTACAATGTATTGAATTTATATATCATcagaattttaagaaaatgttaCACGGATAAACTAAAgacataaaatattttgcaGTCTTGAAACTTCTTGGAACTTCATGGATTTGGCAGAAAGAAGATATGACAAATTAGGTGTAAAAACTCCAAAAGCCATTTCATCATAATAGAGCTTTCTTTCATTCGATTCTGGTCTCCATTCGATGTTTTGAGTACGTTAGGGATTTGTGGATTGAATCTAATAATTAGAAGAACCGATCTGCTTAACCTAACCTAATTAAACTCGTGAAAAccggttaaataaaaaaaaatatgaagagacaaaattacccttattaaaaataggaaaagtcatgagaaggactgtactaaaaatgttcaaaaaattatagtctgggatgttaaatggcaaaaacaatAGTCTGTGATTAAAATTGGAATTGCCACCAATGACAAAGGAcctttggtggaattaactctttaatattagtatacaaaTTTTACATGTTTAGAAACTAcgctaaaagtactattaacacaaaaaaaatcaaatttaaaaataagtaagaAACATTAAAGAAactaaacaaagaagaaagagttggtttgaccaatgaatagtaagtatgacggataaaatgagacaaagggAGTAGTATAGAAGTCTATTTTGCTTTGTCAAAATCACCTAGTGTTAAGCATAAGGTGAACTTAACACAACACAAAAGAAAATTGGGTGGTCTTGCACATTCTTGATTTATGTTCCTTTTGGTGTTTGTATTTAGGGGAATTTGGGGAGtagaagaaatttgagaagaatGATGGTTCTTGAAAGTGGCGTAAAAATGGGATTTTTGAGCTTGTCCAGTGTATTGGTAATGGGATTTGTTACCAGCGGTGAAGCACAACAAGAACAAACCATACTTATAGCGATTAGAAAAGAGCTATAGGGATATCAGGGTGGGGCTCAAACACctcaataaatattatatttctgttttattcactacaagaaaaatgcacatagacaacactaaaaagacaataatttttgacaaaagtgttgtcttttgtataaaagacaacagttttggacaaaaccgttgtctttgacgcaacactttaattaaaaacaacggtttttaccgaaccattgtctttagtgtgttgtctttgtgcattttgtcaaaagacaGCACCgcaaaagacaacgatttttaaaaactgttgtctatgtgcatttttttaaaataaaagacaacggttttatgtaatcgatgtcgttggtgtgttgtctttaagtgcacttgaatacacaacactagaaagagacaacagtttttaaaaccgttgtctttgcgtgtttattttttaaaaatagacaacaattttatttaaccgttgtcatttgtgtgttgtctttaagcacactttaatagacaacacttaaaagacaacagttttttaaaatcgttgtctatgtgcatccCGTTTTTTAAttagacaacagttttatgtaactgttgtcgttggtgtgttgtgtttaagtgcacttgaatacacaacactacaaagacaacagtttttttaaaaccgttgtctttgcacgtttattttttttaaatacaacgattttatttaaccgttgtcgtttgtatgttgtctttaagcacactttaATATACACCACTTCACAgacaacggtttattaaaaccgttgtctttgtgcacccttttgtttatttagacaacggtttCATTTAACCGTTGTCATTTGTATGTTGTCTTTAAacacacttgaatagacaacactacaaagacaacgattttttaaaactgttgtctttgagcAACACCTGTGGAAACCTGAATTCAACCCGATCCACTGTGAGTTTACTTTTAAGACTCATTTTCAACCCATCACTTACTATCATCCAAAAAAATCCAACCCATGCAGAGTGGATTCGGATGAATATCCACAGGACGGATTAAAATTGACATCCCTAGTCGTTGTTACCATCACAGGGTTTCATACAAGATCATTTTGGCTATTATTGACTCTGGATTATTATATGTGACTGTGTTAGTCGTTTTGTTGTTTATGTCGAgggagaaagaagaaaaggcTGCCAAATTTGAGAGAATCGGGCACCACTAATGATGAAATCTGTAGCAAGCCTTCGATCCACCGGAGAAGAAGGCAACTAGTGCTGGTCGCCTTCTTCAAAGGCAACCGGGGTCAGTTAATTAGTCGCCAAAGTGTCATTGAAGCAAATCAGTGTATCGTTGAAATTTTAGTGATTgactattacaggtcaataattAATTTCTGGACTTGGATGcacaaaaaaaatgcattgatgactttaattttaacttttaaaagttcataaCATAGTTGACTTTTCATATAAAGTTTGGCATGTTTGGtcatttttcttatttgttGGACCTTAAAAAGGATAACTAATAAGTGGGTAGAACATAATTGTAACACTTGAAAATCATGAGTTGAATTCTTGGTTGCAGATGTGGCTTAGAGTAACTAGATATATCATAGAATAGTAGTTGTGTGtttcttcattaaaaaaaaaaaaaaaaaaagccattttaccttaatttaaTAAAGAAACATTTTTCATATTAGTAGTTACATGATTGAATTTTGATGGTGGGGTgtttgatattttaaacttaaaaacattaaaaaatatataaaatagatattaccttgtaaatgttttaaaataataataataataaaatgtttttcaCATAATAGAGGTCAGTGGTCCAAttcatatattttccaaaaaattctATTCGAATTTGCATGGACGGTTATCCCGCCAGAAACAACGTCACTACTCATGACGCACACCGTTGTTGATACCTCCTCCATTTATCACTTTTTGAAAAGTATCCCGCCAGAAACAGCGTCACTACTCATGACGCACACTGCAGTTGATACCTCATCCGTTTACCACTTTTTtgaaaagtataaaagtatCCCGCCAGAAACAACGTCACTACACATGACGCACACCGCAGTTGATACCTCCTCCGTTTACCACTGTTTTGAAAAGTAAAAACACGCCAGGTAGGGGTTGAACCTACGACCTTCTGCTTAGGAAACAGATGCTCTATCCACTGAGCTACAAGCGCTACTTCCTTTGTTTATCATCACTTCTTATTGCCCAACATATTTTTCTACTCCCATCCCCATTCCTTGCTTAAAAGGATTCCAATTTTTGCATCAATTTTGCTCACGGGtaacttaaaaataataataataataataataataataataataataataataatttacattctcaaatatatattaatttcaataGCATTGATATTTCCACCTTATCAAGTTTTAGTAGAAAATTATATCGTCGACCCTAGTCCAAAAGGACGTCATTTTATAATAAGTGTCAATTAGCAcatcatatttaataacattaacaTGTACCATgctcataatatttgtt from Ipomoea triloba cultivar NCNSP0323 chromosome 6, ASM357664v1 includes:
- the LOC116023509 gene encoding protein SIEVE ELEMENT OCCLUSION B-like — encoded protein: MEKLHIDDNAIIELVSASHNPDGTDFDINVALSVAETILDFETIASEWLSNIDGHLITICLLSKLSSYPWEAKLVLMLIAFSISYGKLNIISRLGYKKGLTKQLTFVTQATNPTATSYKQNPFNDSIKHALDLTRCIVELKQSASYSLPQPVISAMPIASYWIGRSVVTNATYCPGLLTAGVKFQNEQDVITTKIKGILATCCPALEEKREEESYKALQHALLNNSSTNVEVLKLILNVNDDNKDVYIRRGERREKTKLKFFKLRRMLLILITSGHDISEERIWVLNSFYSAASLEMLWIPIVDDHEAWTNEQFENLVVKMRFLSMDDPRKQIAQRFIRFVDQNFSSTFHIGKEPVIISLDKQGKIIHSNAMHMMLIWDPRNIEGQSMRIQQRDNIIPFIEKEMKERTQALLTYCAFILIQKSTSSMYTSEREITLWQKEKAWSLGLLLGNIDDIIKSWIIQENHIFLYGGNDAKWVLEFTSKVMESATIKGCALLSKGQKVIVSGYGVKMLRVMNGYQNWTKSMAPESFGQAFKDYYQMISSSSFNSHPYCALEHPTTLKETIENEKCPSAPIICKSTSLLHVNMVIFDYKDDDKLFHG